Proteins encoded within one genomic window of Polaribacter sp. NJDZ03:
- a CDS encoding sugar MFS transporter has product MTNQKSYRSAFILLTVLFFLWGFITVLVDSLIPRLRELFTLTYFQAGLVQFAFFGAYFLLSIPVSYILSKIGYKKGIILGLSTMALGCLLFYPAASYREFGIFMLAYFILAAGMTVLQVAANPFVAVLGSEDGASSRLNLSQAFNSLGTAVAPAVGALFILSDVIKTKDQIAELEGAAKEAYLTSEAAAVQTPFLGLAVFIGVIAIIFLFAKLPNMISETSSGTYREAFKNKKLMQGVLGLFFYVGAEVAIGSYLVNYFLDMNLVSVIKENGFMRTIAEGILNSGLAERDDKAVVGVFVTFYWSGAMIGRFAGAYLTRIIKPGKVLAIFATISISLIILSVSTVGLVSMWSILAVGLFNSIMFPTIFTLAIDGIGHLKPKASGLLCTAIVGGAIIPPMFGFLTDYIAFKNALLLIILCYAYIVWFGYKNGKAQVAVV; this is encoded by the coding sequence ATGACGAATCAAAAATCCTATCGCTCAGCATTTATCTTATTAACGGTGTTATTTTTCCTATGGGGATTTATCACTGTACTCGTAGATAGTTTGATTCCTCGTTTACGAGAATTATTTACATTAACTTATTTTCAAGCAGGCTTGGTGCAGTTTGCATTTTTTGGTGCCTATTTTTTATTGTCTATTCCAGTAAGTTATATTTTATCTAAAATAGGATATAAAAAAGGAATTATTTTGGGGTTATCAACCATGGCTTTAGGGTGCTTATTGTTTTATCCAGCAGCTTCATATCGTGAGTTTGGTATTTTTATGTTGGCATATTTTATTTTGGCAGCAGGTATGACTGTTTTACAAGTTGCAGCCAATCCTTTTGTAGCTGTATTAGGTTCTGAAGACGGAGCATCTAGTCGTTTAAATCTTTCTCAAGCATTTAACTCTTTAGGTACTGCAGTAGCACCTGCGGTTGGTGCTTTGTTTATTTTAAGTGATGTTATAAAAACCAAAGATCAAATTGCAGAATTAGAAGGAGCTGCAAAAGAAGCTTACTTAACTTCTGAAGCAGCAGCAGTGCAAACTCCTTTTTTAGGGTTGGCTGTTTTTATAGGAGTTATAGCAATTATTTTTCTGTTTGCAAAATTACCAAATATGATTTCAGAAACTTCTTCAGGAACATATCGAGAGGCTTTTAAAAACAAGAAATTAATGCAAGGAGTTTTAGGTCTCTTTTTTTATGTTGGGGCAGAAGTTGCTATTGGTAGTTACTTAGTAAACTATTTCTTAGACATGAATCTTGTATCGGTTATTAAAGAAAACGGATTTATGAGAACCATTGCAGAAGGCATTTTAAACTCTGGATTGGCAGAAAGAGATGACAAAGCAGTTGTAGGTGTTTTTGTAACATTTTATTGGTCTGGTGCAATGATTGGTAGGTTTGCAGGTGCATATCTTACCAGAATTATAAAACCAGGAAAAGTGTTGGCTATTTTTGCCACCATTTCTATTTCCTTAATTATTTTATCTGTGAGTACGGTTGGTTTGGTTAGTATGTGGAGTATTTTGGCAGTTGGTTTATTCAACTCTATTATGTTTCCAACCATTTTTACCCTAGCTATAGATGGTATAGGACACTTAAAACCAAAAGCATCAGGTTTATTATGTACTGCTATTGTTGGTGGGGCAATTATTCCTCCAATGTTTGGTTTCTTAACAGATTATATCGCATTTAAAAATGCATTATTGTTAATTATACTTTGTTATGCGTATATTGTTTGGTTTGGTTATAAAAATGGTAAAGCTCAAGTAGCGGTTGTATAG